Proteins encoded by one window of Carassius auratus strain Wakin chromosome 24, ASM336829v1, whole genome shotgun sequence:
- the LOC113042686 gene encoding leucine-rich repeat-containing protein 30 codes for MGGKKSKSAVDDDTTQSGRKSAAQDENLPTVERIRKHTTTHFGYKVLSLARRGLTDAPEELWEITELQKLNLSLNALRSVPPSLGSLQNLVVLNLWGNQLTSLPPEIGRLRNLKVLFAYRNRLSDVPEELGSCTKLEVLSLASNQLTSLPASLSSLAGLKKLNLSHNLIAHIPGCVYSMKSLVFLQLACNRLENIADQIQALADLKILIVEGNCIHSLPKMLCRLTKLELLNVDFNDIQSVPEEMHRLRRLEKLACHPLDKGLHIRHNPLLKPIKEVLDGGLQALYSYLKTT; via the coding sequence ATGGGTGGAAAGAAATCCAAAAGTGCTGTAGATGACGACACGACGCAATCGGGACGAAAGAGCGCCGCTCAGGACGAAAACCTTCCGACGGTCGAACGCATTCGCAAACACACCACAACACACTTCGGATACAAAGTGCTCAGTCTGGCTCGACGCGGCCTGACGGATGCTCCAGAGGAATTATGGGAGATCACAGAGCTGCAGAAGCTCAATCTGTCGCTCAACGCGTTGCGATCCGTTCCACCGTCGCTGGGTTCGCTGCAGAATCTAGTGGTGCTCAATCTCTGGGGAAACCAGCTCACTAGCTTGCCTCCTGAAATCGGACGGCTGAGAAACCTAAAGGTGCTTTTCGCATATCGCAACCGTCTGAGCGACGTTCCCGAAGAGCTGGGTTCATGCACCAAACTGGAAGTGTTGAGTCTGGCCAGTAACCAGTTAACTAGTCTCCCTGCGTCGCTCTCATCCCTCGCGGGGTTAAAGAAGCTGAACCTGAGCCACAATCTGATCGCGCACATCCCCGGCTGCGTCTACAGCATGAAGAGCCTGGTGTTCCTGCAGCTGGCCTGTAACAGACTGGAAAACATCGCCGATCAGATCCAAGCGCTGGCCGACCTGAAGATCCTCATCGTCGAGGGAAACTGCATCCACTCGCTTCCCAAGATGCTTTGCCGTCTGACCAAGCTGGAGCTCCTCAACGTGGATTTCAACGACATCCAGAGCGTGCCGGAGGAGATGCACCGACTGAGACGTCTGGAGAAACTGGCCTGCCATCCGCTGGACAAAGGTCTGCACATCAGACACAATCCTCTGCTGAAACCCATCAAAGAGGTTCTGGACGGAGGTCTGCAGGCGCTCTACAGCTATCTGAAGACCACGTGA